One Gloeothece verrucosa PCC 7822 DNA window includes the following coding sequences:
- a CDS encoding 4'-phosphopantetheinyl transferase family protein, with translation MMNPIWQTPPQELTLDFQDVHIWCANLDLPQEQILPLAKLLCEEEINRANRFQFEHHRHRFIAARGTLRIILGQYLNRVSDRIEFDYSPKGKPSIIASQGIEFNMSHSETLALYGVTRNRPIGVDIEYLRPMKDAAQLAKRFFCQSESEAISGLPAGEIEKTFFRAWTAKEAFLKATGEGIAGGLDQIEVDLSSQESRQFLSINGNAQEVENWSLLPLVVAENYLGAVVVKGPGLFRFFKP, from the coding sequence ATGATGAACCCAATTTGGCAAACTCCCCCCCAAGAATTGACACTAGACTTTCAGGACGTTCATATTTGGTGCGCTAATCTAGACCTTCCTCAAGAACAAATTTTACCATTAGCAAAACTTCTCTGTGAAGAAGAAATCAACCGAGCTAACCGATTTCAGTTTGAACACCATCGACACCGTTTTATTGCTGCCCGAGGCACTCTAAGAATAATTTTAGGACAATATTTAAATCGGGTAAGTGATCGCATAGAATTTGATTACAGCCCTAAAGGTAAACCGAGCATCATCGCAAGCCAAGGCATTGAGTTTAATATGTCTCACTCGGAAACCTTGGCCTTATACGGCGTAACCCGAAACCGCCCCATCGGAGTCGATATAGAATATCTTCGTCCCATGAAAGATGCCGCACAACTAGCCAAACGTTTCTTTTGCCAGAGCGAATCAGAAGCCATTAGCGGACTTCCTGCCGGTGAGATAGAAAAAACCTTTTTTCGCGCTTGGACGGCAAAAGAAGCCTTTTTAAAAGCTACTGGTGAAGGAATTGCCGGGGGGTTGGATCAGATAGAAGTTGACTTAAGTTCTCAGGAATCAAGGCAGTTTTTGAGTATTAATGGCAATGCTCAAGAAGTGGAGAATTGGTCATTGTTGCCGCTTGTTGTGGCTGAGAATTATCTAGGGGCAGTGGTGG